TCACACCATGAAGTTGCAGAAAGTCAGCACGAGATCGACTTTAAATACGGCGATGCACTGAAGACAGCAGATAATGTTGTAACATTCCGTTTTGCAACAAAGACAATTGCACTTCTGAACAACCTGCATGCAACATTCATGGCAAAACCCGTCTATGGAATAAACGGAAGCGGAATGCATGTAAACTGCTCACTCTTCAAAGACGGCAAAAATGCATTCTTCGATCCTGATACACCAAATCAGCTTTCAAGAGATTCACAGCACTTCATTGCAGGCGTACTAAACCACGCAAAGAGTATAACAAGAATTGCAAATCCGACAGTAAACTCCTACAAGCGTCTTGTACCCGGGTATGAAGCTCCGGTTTACATCGCATGGAGTGCATCCAACAGAACAGCTCTCATCCGCGTCCCGGCACCAAGAGGAAGCTCAACCAGAATAGAACTGCGCAGCCCTGACCCAACCTGCAACCCATACCTGACCTTTGCATCCATCCTTGCAGCCGGAATAGAAGGTATAAAGAACGAGATCGAACCTCCGGCAGACGCAAGCAAGAACATCTTCCACATGACGGAAGCAGAGAGGAAGCAGGCACATATTGACACACTGCCAGGTGACCTCATCACATCAAACAGGTACCTTATGGAAGATGACCTGATCTGCAGTACATTTGGAGAACACGTCACAGGAGCACTGAATTCAATCGCAGAGATGGAATGGGATTCATACAGAACAACAGTCCACCCATGGGAAGTTGAACAGTACCTTACCAGATATTAATTCACAACCTGCTGACAATAACAGACATACATCATAAAAACTATCCAAATCCGGTTCGCCTGCCGGTAATGACAAATATTAGCCCCGGAATTCCGGGCAGAATAAATATTTTTCTGCACAGTCAAATCGGAAATATCCCCAGCACAAATCATTACTTTTTTACTTCCAGCCATAAACCCGGAGTTACCGTGTAAATTTTTTGAATACAGTTATATTAAATCCCGATCAGATCAATTAATTATAGAGAAAAAAAGAATTAAAGGATTATCACAATTTTTCATCAACAATATAAGGAGCTTTTACTACGCCATGAGTTTTGTACGATCAGAGAGGAAATGTATTGAGATACTGAGGATTTTAAAAGATTATCAGGAACCTGTCGGAGCAAAGAGGCTCTCAGAACTGATGGCAGCACGGGGATTTGTACTGACAGACAGAGCGGTGCAGTACTACCTGAGTTATCTTGATGAGGCGGGATTTACAAAAAAAATAGGTAACCGCGGCCGCGTCCTTACAAAAAACGGGATAGCAGAATCTGAAAATGCCCTTGTAGATGAGAGAGTCGGATTCGTAATATCAAAGCTTGAAAAACTTGCTTTCCGGAGTAATTTCGACCCGGAAACCTGTACAGGAAACGTTGCATACAACCTGTCCTTTGTCCC
The sequence above is a segment of the Methanoplanus limicola DSM 2279 genome. Coding sequences within it:
- the glnA gene encoding type I glutamate--ammonia ligase produces the protein MLERIEKDKVKFIRLQFSDIQGQIKNVAIPAMQAEKALTQGISFDGSSIEGFARIEESDMLLKPDHTTYAVLPWRPEESRVARFICDVYRPDGTPFEGDPRYILKKTLAEAAEMGYTFNTGPELEFFLFKMINGKPSIEFQDQGGYFDLAPTDLAENVRRDIILALTEMGFEIEASHHEVAESQHEIDFKYGDALKTADNVVTFRFATKTIALLNNLHATFMAKPVYGINGSGMHVNCSLFKDGKNAFFDPDTPNQLSRDSQHFIAGVLNHAKSITRIANPTVNSYKRLVPGYEAPVYIAWSASNRTALIRVPAPRGSSTRIELRSPDPTCNPYLTFASILAAGIEGIKNEIEPPADASKNIFHMTEAERKQAHIDTLPGDLITSNRYLMEDDLICSTFGEHVTGALNSIAEMEWDSYRTTVHPWEVEQYLTRY